A genomic segment from Amia ocellicauda isolate fAmiCal2 chromosome 13, fAmiCal2.hap1, whole genome shotgun sequence encodes:
- the tomm5 gene encoding mitochondrial import receptor subunit TOM5 homolog has protein sequence MFKIEGLGPKMDPEELKKKMRDDVISSVRNFLLYVALLRVTPYVLKKLDSI, from the exons ATGTTTAAAATTGAAGGTCTAGGGCCAAAGATGGACCCGGAGGAGCTGAAGAAGAAAATGAGAGACGATGTGATCTCGTCTGTCAGGAATTTTCTGCTCTATGTCGCTTTGCTGAGAGTCA CACCTTATGTCCTGAAGAAGCTGGACAGCATATGA